A stretch of Microcoleus sp. FACHB-68 DNA encodes these proteins:
- a CDS encoding PAS domain S-box protein, which translates to MTPRKQNGKNPSRNRPTTKLSGKLEEVTFPLLPVPVTLWADENAKKEGKVGVGVGLNLPKKGEEGGISPLMNRQLFSSVGLELKGGTPEKQLGSDGFEAIHPDDIQKCKNIYQSAFEECRHFQIEYRRKDAGGEYRWILETGIPQFSPAGDLLGYIGTCFDITDEKRHLSEDIVESDSHPEPVAKILQDSFQFNRYLWENYSLLQTVIEGTPDIIFVKDTCGCYVTVNSAFTKLFGKAKEEILDKDDSVLFPPELAAQIKENDRRIIVSGEAQTLEEVMPINGARRTYLTTKSVWRDREGNVIGLVGISRDISSRKQAEEALRLSEQRLKLALEAADNGVWDWNITTGEAYFSPQFQQMLGYEVGELEAHVNSWVNLVHPDDQPKVQEALNLHLEGRTSAYQTEFRMPRKSGEWQWIFSTGKIVERDEAGKPLRMLGTHQDITERKQAEKEEQKFIALIEGSYDFVGISNLSGEATYLNEAGQKLIGLESLEQVKNTKIIEFFFPEDRAYVLEQILPTVMEQGRWEGEVQFRHFKTGAAIPVIWNVFALKDPQTGEVYGIATVTRDISERKALEKELERRQARFDAFFSSATAGMVILDEQLRYTNINAALAEMNGVSMADSIGKTVPEVLPDVGTILEATFQTVMTTGQPILNIELNGETPKQPGVERHWMVSYFPLPGADGTVLGVGGVVVEITERKRAEEALREYQEHLEELVTERTALLTEANEQLQQQIQERQQTEVVLRQQTQILAQIHDAVITTDLMGVITSWNNGAERVYGYSATETIGQNIAFFYTDDELPRLHVEVLEPLLAKGSNEVELKARCKCGKIIYTHLSLSLLRDSDGAVTGMIGYSIDITARKELEKELALRQARFDAFFTTAPAGLCIFDEQLRYVQINETLADFIGMPVAECLGRNIWEIIPELAPTLEPIYNRILTTGEPVINIEIAGETQKHPGVTRYWINSYFPLPGPDGKPLGLGIVVIDITERKQAEAELQQSYNLLNSVLESTPDLIFVKDLQGRYVMLNSTVARILKKSIDEVIGKTDADIMPAPLARQLRENDLRIINRGVTEVLEEEAPENGQIKTYLSSKSPWRDLEGNVVGLIGMSRDISERKQIEEALRDSEERFRRIVETAGEGIWSVDADNKTTFINQKMADMLGYTVDEVMGQPMFAFMDEEGIAIATDKMELRRQRINEQHDFKFLRKDGSALWVIISSSALTDEQGRYAGALGMLTDITDRKETEAALVRSEQALRQQAMREKLINRLAGQIRNSLDLDTILETSVQEIRNLLQIDWCTFNWVRLQLFPGLWETVHEARNPALPSLLGSYPLESMNLILSHIVQRKTMWADDIRTIDDPQVQATYLFLGINSSFSLPIQTQSCEDIGVIVCNHTQPRLWREEEVELLQAVGDQLAIAMDQARLYEQSRAKAHELEQTLHQLQRTQTQLIQSEKMSSLGQLVAGVAHEINNPVNFIYGNLTHANDYTQDLLKLLQLYQETYQNPTPAIQEEIEAIDLDFMQEDLPKLLSSMKIGADRIREIVLSLRTFSRLDEAEMKEVDIHEGVESTLLILANRLKAKSERRPIEIVKEYGSLPLVECYAGSLNQVFMNILTNAIDALEEYNKHHSPEEIKANSNQIKIHTEVIARSSANEQTFVRIAISDNGPGMSEQVRSKLFDPFFTTKPIGSGTGLGLSISYQIVVEKHHGSLRCFSAPGEGAKFVIEIPVKQSC; encoded by the coding sequence ATCTGGGAAGTTAGAAGAAGTGACCTTCCCACTCCTCCCAGTCCCCGTGACACTTTGGGCGGATGAGAATGCTAAAAAAGAAGGGAAGGTAGGGGTTGGAGTAGGGTTAAACCTCCCTAAAAAGGGAGAAGAGGGGGGAATTTCACCCCTGATGAACCGGCAGTTGTTCAGTTCGGTAGGGCTGGAATTAAAAGGGGGTACTCCCGAAAAACAACTGGGAAGTGATGGGTTTGAAGCTATCCATCCAGATGATATTCAAAAATGTAAAAATATTTACCAAAGCGCTTTTGAGGAGTGCCGGCACTTCCAGATCGAATATCGCCGCAAAGATGCCGGCGGGGAATATCGGTGGATTTTAGAAACCGGCATTCCTCAATTTTCACCGGCAGGCGATTTACTGGGCTACATCGGCACTTGTTTTGACATCACAGACGAAAAGCGTCATTTATCTGAAGACATCGTAGAGAGTGACTCTCATCCAGAGCCGGTAGCAAAAATATTACAAGACAGCTTTCAATTTAATCGTTATCTATGGGAAAATTATAGCCTTTTACAAACAGTCATAGAAGGAACACCTGATATTATTTTTGTCAAGGATACTTGCGGATGCTATGTAACCGTTAATTCGGCATTTACTAAGCTGTTTGGGAAAGCAAAAGAGGAAATTCTGGATAAGGATGATAGTGTCTTATTTCCTCCAGAACTTGCAGCTCAAATCAAAGAAAATGACCGCAGAATTATCGTGAGCGGCGAAGCCCAAACCTTGGAAGAAGTTATGCCGATAAACGGCGCTAGGCGAACGTATCTGACAACAAAAAGCGTCTGGCGAGATCGAGAGGGAAACGTCATTGGCTTAGTTGGCATTTCAAGGGACATCTCCTCTCGCAAGCAAGCTGAGGAAGCGCTGCGCTTGAGCGAACAACGGTTGAAGCTGGCGCTAGAGGCAGCAGATAACGGTGTTTGGGATTGGAATATAACCACCGGCGAAGCTTACTTCAGCCCTCAATTTCAACAAATGCTCGGCTATGAGGTGGGCGAGCTTGAAGCACACGTCAATAGTTGGGTAAATTTGGTACATCCTGACGATCAGCCAAAAGTGCAGGAGGCGCTGAACCTACATTTAGAAGGGCGCACTTCTGCCTACCAAACCGAATTTAGAATGCCGAGAAAATCGGGAGAATGGCAGTGGATTTTTAGCACCGGCAAGATAGTAGAACGAGATGAAGCCGGCAAACCGCTGAGGATGCTCGGAACCCATCAAGATATTACCGAGCGCAAGCAAGCTGAGAAAGAAGAGCAAAAATTTATTGCTTTAATTGAAGGCAGTTATGACTTTGTCGGTATCTCAAACCTTTCTGGTGAAGCGACTTACTTGAACGAAGCCGGTCAAAAGTTGATTGGTCTTGAGAGCCTTGAACAAGTCAAGAACACCAAAATTATAGAGTTTTTCTTCCCTGAAGACCGAGCCTATGTTTTAGAGCAGATTCTGCCCACTGTCATGGAACAAGGGCGATGGGAAGGCGAAGTTCAATTCAGACACTTTAAAACCGGCGCAGCGATTCCCGTCATTTGGAATGTTTTTGCCCTCAAAGACCCACAAACTGGCGAAGTTTACGGCATAGCCACCGTCACTCGCGACATCAGCGAACGCAAAGCGCTAGAAAAAGAATTAGAGAGGAGGCAAGCTCGTTTTGACGCCTTCTTCAGCTCTGCAACCGCCGGCATGGTCATCCTCGACGAGCAACTGCGGTACACTAACATCAACGCAGCCCTAGCCGAGATGAATGGGGTGTCGATGGCAGACTCTATCGGTAAAACCGTGCCGGAAGTCCTGCCTGATGTAGGCACAATCTTGGAGGCTACCTTTCAGACGGTGATGACCACCGGCCAACCAATTCTTAACATCGAGCTTAACGGTGAAACACCCAAACAACCTGGTGTAGAACGGCATTGGATGGTCTCTTACTTTCCACTTCCCGGGGCCGATGGCACAGTTTTGGGAGTCGGCGGCGTGGTTGTGGAAATTACAGAGCGCAAACGGGCTGAAGAAGCGTTGCGCGAGTATCAGGAACACCTAGAAGAGTTAGTAACCGAAAGAACTGCTCTTTTAACAGAAGCAAACGAGCAACTGCAACAACAAATCCAAGAACGCCAGCAAACCGAGGTAGTCTTACGGCAACAAACGCAAATTCTCGCTCAAATCCACGATGCCGTCATTACGACCGATTTGATGGGAGTAATTACCAGTTGGAACAATGGAGCGGAGCGAGTTTATGGCTATTCGGCAACAGAAACTATCGGACAAAATATTGCCTTTTTCTACACCGATGATGAGTTGCCACGTTTGCACGTCGAAGTCCTCGAACCTCTTTTAGCTAAAGGCAGTAATGAAGTAGAACTCAAAGCGCGTTGCAAATGTGGAAAAATTATTTATACTCATTTGTCACTGTCATTATTACGCGATAGCGACGGTGCTGTAACCGGCATGATCGGCTACTCGATAGACATCACAGCTCGTAAAGAACTCGAAAAAGAATTAGCCCTGCGGCAAGCTCGTTTTGATGCCTTTTTTACCACTGCACCTGCCGGCCTCTGTATCTTTGATGAGCAACTGCGTTATGTTCAAATTAACGAAACCCTAGCAGATTTCATTGGGATGCCGGTGGCAGAGTGTCTAGGTCGCAATATATGGGAAATTATCCCCGAACTCGCGCCCACTTTAGAACCGATTTACAACAGAATTTTAACCACTGGCGAACCAGTCATTAACATTGAAATTGCTGGGGAAACCCAAAAGCACCCAGGCGTTACCCGGTATTGGATCAACTCTTATTTTCCGCTTCCTGGCCCAGATGGTAAACCTTTAGGTTTGGGAATTGTTGTTATTGATATCACTGAGCGCAAACAGGCAGAAGCAGAACTCCAGCAAAGCTATAATCTCTTGAATTCCGTGCTTGAAAGTACACCTGATTTAATTTTTGTCAAGGATCTTCAAGGACGGTATGTGATGTTGAACTCTACGGTTGCCCGCATATTGAAAAAATCGATTGACGAAGTGATTGGCAAGACAGATGCTGACATAATGCCGGCTCCTCTAGCGCGTCAGCTTAGAGAAAATGACCTCAGAATTATCAATAGAGGTGTGACCGAGGTTTTGGAAGAGGAAGCCCCAGAAAATGGCCAAATCAAAACTTATCTTTCCTCCAAAAGTCCTTGGCGCGACTTGGAAGGAAATGTAGTTGGCCTTATTGGAATGTCACGAGATATTAGCGAGCGCAAGCAGATAGAAGAGGCATTACGCGACAGTGAGGAACGTTTTCGACGCATTGTAGAAACAGCCGGCGAAGGCATTTGGAGTGTTGATGCGGATAATAAGACAACATTTATTAACCAAAAGATGGCCGATATGTTGGGCTATACAGTTGATGAAGTGATGGGGCAACCCATGTTTGCTTTCATGGATGAAGAAGGCATCGCCATCGCCACAGATAAGATGGAACTTCGGCGTCAGAGGATTAATGAACAGCACGATTTTAAGTTCCTCCGCAAAGATGGCAGCGCTCTTTGGGTAATTATCTCCAGCAGTGCGTTAACAGATGAACAGGGACGCTATGCCGGCGCGTTAGGAATGCTGACAGATATCACTGATCGCAAGGAGACAGAAGCGGCTTTAGTGCGCTCTGAGCAAGCACTCAGACAGCAAGCAATGCGAGAAAAACTGATAAACCGGCTTGCCGGTCAAATTCGCAATTCTCTTGATTTAGATACTATTTTAGAAACAAGCGTTCAAGAAATTCGCAATCTTTTGCAGATAGACTGGTGTACCTTTAACTGGGTTCGCCTCCAATTGTTTCCCGGTCTTTGGGAAACCGTACACGAAGCAAGAAATCCCGCTTTGCCATCACTTTTGGGTTCTTATCCACTTGAGTCAATGAACCTAATCTTGTCCCATATTGTGCAGCGGAAAACTATGTGGGCAGACGATATCAGAACAATTGACGATCCGCAAGTGCAAGCAACTTATTTGTTCCTGGGAATTAATTCGTCGTTCTCACTGCCTATTCAAACGCAATCTTGCGAAGACATTGGGGTGATTGTCTGCAATCATACTCAACCACGGCTGTGGCGTGAAGAGGAAGTTGAACTGTTGCAAGCGGTTGGCGATCAACTGGCTATCGCAATGGATCAAGCCCGACTCTACGAACAAAGCCGCGCCAAAGCCCACGAACTGGAGCAAACTTTGCACCAACTCCAACGCACTCAAACCCAGTTAATTCAAAGCGAGAAAATGTCTTCTTTAGGGCAGTTAGTCGCGGGAGTTGCTCACGAAATTAACAACCCGGTTAACTTTATTTACGGCAATCTCACCCATGCAAATGATTACACGCAAGATTTACTAAAACTGCTACAGCTTTACCAGGAAACTTATCAAAATCCTACGCCGGCAATTCAGGAAGAAATCGAAGCTATTGACTTAGATTTCATGCAAGAAGATTTACCCAAGCTCTTATCTTCAATGAAAATAGGAGCAGATCGCATTCGCGAAATTGTCCTTTCTCTCCGGACTTTTTCCCGATTAGATGAAGCGGAAATGAAGGAGGTCGATATTCATGAAGGTGTTGAAAGTACGCTGCTAATTCTCGCCAATCGTTTGAAAGCGAAGTCAGAGCGCCGCCCCATCGAAATTGTCAAAGAATATGGCAGCTTGCCTTTAGTTGAGTGTTATGCCGGCTCCCTCAATCAGGTGTTTATGAATATCTTGACAAATGCCATTGATGCCCTTGAGGAATACAATAAACACCACTCCCCAGAAGAAATTAAAGCCAACTCTAACCAAATTAAAATTCACACAGAAGTCATTGCTCGTTCATCTGCAAACGAGCAAACATTTGTACGAATTGCGATTTCTGATAACGGCCCAGGCATGAGCGAACAGGTGCGTTCCAAGCTATTTGATCCCTTCTTTACGACCAAACCAATCGGCAGCGGAACAGGTTTAGGTTTGTCGATTAGCTACCAAATTGTGGTAGAAAAACATCACGGAAGTTTGCGATGTTTTTCAGCCCCCGGAGAGGGAGCTAAGTTTGTGATTGAGATTCCCGTCAAGCAATCTTGTTAA
- the dusB gene encoding tRNA dihydrouridine synthase DusB — protein MPVLSPELKQRLSAPLKIGNFEVKSRVLQSPLSGVTDMVFRRLVRRHAPDSMMYTEMVNATGLHYVRELPKIMEVDPNERPISIQLFDCRPDFLAQAAVMAVEEGADTVDINMGCPVNKITKNGGGSSLLRDPETAEAIVRAVVEAVAVPVTVKTRIGWTDNEINILEFAKRMEDAGAQMITIHGRTRAQGYNGAAKWEWIRRVKEILSIPVIGNGDIFSVDSAVRCLEETGADGVMCSRGTMGYPFLVGEIDHFLKTGIEKAAPTAIERLECAKEHLQALYLYKGERGVRQARKHMTWYAKGFPNAGELRDKLARMETVSEGCDLIDRAIDSLNAGAEFANEPLTLANIG, from the coding sequence ATGCCTGTTCTCTCCCCTGAATTAAAACAAAGATTATCAGCGCCCCTCAAAATCGGTAATTTTGAGGTCAAAAGTCGCGTCCTGCAATCGCCACTATCCGGCGTTACAGATATGGTATTCCGTCGCTTGGTGCGCCGGCACGCACCCGACTCGATGATGTACACCGAAATGGTGAACGCCACCGGCTTGCACTATGTGCGGGAATTGCCGAAAATTATGGAAGTTGACCCCAACGAACGCCCGATCAGTATCCAATTATTCGACTGCCGGCCTGATTTTTTGGCACAAGCAGCCGTGATGGCTGTTGAAGAAGGCGCGGATACTGTTGATATCAACATGGGATGTCCGGTTAACAAAATTACCAAAAATGGTGGCGGTTCTTCCTTGCTGCGCGATCCAGAAACAGCAGAAGCAATTGTTCGCGCCGTGGTGGAAGCTGTTGCAGTGCCGGTAACGGTTAAAACCCGTATTGGTTGGACAGACAACGAAATTAATATTTTGGAATTTGCCAAGCGCATGGAAGATGCCGGCGCACAAATGATCACCATTCACGGTCGCACTCGCGCTCAAGGATATAATGGTGCGGCAAAGTGGGAATGGATTCGGCGCGTGAAAGAAATTCTCTCAATTCCTGTAATTGGAAATGGGGATATTTTTTCAGTTGATTCCGCAGTTCGGTGCTTAGAAGAAACCGGCGCAGATGGAGTCATGTGTTCGCGGGGAACGATGGGTTATCCCTTTTTGGTGGGAGAAATTGATCACTTCCTGAAAACCGGCATAGAAAAAGCAGCACCCACTGCGATTGAACGCTTGGAATGTGCCAAAGAACACCTGCAAGCCCTTTATTTATATAAAGGTGAACGCGGGGTACGGCAAGCGCGGAAACACATGACTTGGTATGCAAAAGGTTTCCCGAATGCCGGGGAGTTGCGTGATAAATTAGCGCGAATGGAAACGGTAAGCGAAGGGTGTGATTTAATTGATCGGGCGATTGATTCTTTGAATGCCGGCGCTGAGTTTGCCAATGAACCTCTTACATTGGCAAATATCGGATAA
- a CDS encoding serine/threonine-protein kinase → MSYCLNPDCQNPQNLEGMMFCKNCGTKLLLKDRYAAIEVLGEGGFGRTFIAEDSDRRNARCVIKQFLPLSQVQQNSGLLQKATEMFTQEARQLLQLGDHPQIPALFADFEQEGRLYLIQEFIDGQNLLQELERKGAFSGEEIEELLLDILPVLQYIHDRQVIHRDIKPENILRRKSDGKLVLIDFGVAKQLSASVLVKTGTKIGTEGYAPIEQLRGGKAYPASDIYSLGVTCIHLLTGTPPDELYDPMKGNWLWRSHLMEEGIAVRDRLGKVIDKLLQDWVSDRYQSAGEAISDLYWSPASSSNSNSPTKIQHPNTGIPQSWRCVHTLAGHTNYVIGVAISPDGRTLASCSYDKTIKVWHLGNGQLLGTLNAHAAWVSSLAISPDGKTLVSGSLDNTIKLWEIGSGNLRTTLTGHSGYIISLAISPDGKTLASGCFDNTIRLWHLETGNLIGTLTGHTGYVESLAISPDGKRLASGGGFDDNTINLWDLSSGNLIDTLKGHAASVRSVAFTPDGQRLASGSEDKTIKVWDLNTKTVDYTIANKSGWVQVVAIRPDGKLLATGSRDSTIHLWHLDSGQLQYTLKWHSGPVTSLAFSPDGTRLASGSWDNTIKIWQAE, encoded by the coding sequence ATGAGTTACTGTCTTAACCCAGACTGCCAAAATCCCCAGAATCTTGAAGGAATGATGTTTTGCAAAAATTGCGGAACAAAATTGCTGCTCAAAGATCGCTACGCTGCGATTGAAGTGTTGGGTGAAGGGGGATTTGGCAGAACATTTATCGCCGAAGATTCAGACCGGCGCAATGCTCGATGCGTGATTAAACAATTTTTGCCCTTATCACAAGTTCAGCAAAATTCTGGCTTATTGCAGAAAGCAACGGAAATGTTTACCCAAGAAGCGAGACAGTTGTTGCAACTTGGAGATCACCCGCAGATTCCCGCTTTATTTGCTGACTTTGAACAAGAAGGCCGGCTGTATTTAATCCAAGAATTTATTGATGGGCAAAACTTATTACAAGAATTAGAGCGAAAAGGCGCATTTAGTGGAGAAGAAATTGAAGAACTGTTGCTAGATATCCTGCCGGTGCTCCAATACATCCACGACCGGCAAGTGATTCACCGAGATATTAAACCCGAAAATATTCTCCGCCGTAAAAGTGATGGCAAATTAGTGCTGATTGATTTTGGCGTTGCCAAGCAATTAAGCGCCAGCGTTTTAGTTAAAACCGGCACAAAAATCGGCACAGAAGGTTATGCACCCATTGAACAATTGCGAGGCGGCAAAGCCTATCCCGCCAGTGATATTTACAGTTTAGGTGTCACCTGCATTCACCTGCTCACCGGCACCCCCCCCGATGAGCTTTATGATCCGATGAAAGGCAATTGGTTGTGGCGATCGCACCTCATGGAAGAGGGAATCGCTGTCCGTGACCGATTAGGAAAAGTTATCGATAAACTGCTACAAGATTGGGTCAGCGATCGCTATCAATCTGCCGGTGAAGCAATCTCTGACCTTTATTGGTCGCCGGCTTCATCCTCAAACTCGAATTCTCCCACCAAAATTCAACACCCAAACACCGGCATTCCCCAGAGTTGGCGCTGTGTTCATACCCTTGCCGGTCATACTAACTATGTCATTGGAGTTGCGATCAGTCCCGATGGCAGAACCCTCGCCAGTTGCAGTTATGATAAAACGATTAAAGTTTGGCATTTGGGCAATGGTCAACTATTAGGCACCTTAAATGCTCATGCCGCCTGGGTAAGTTCCCTCGCCATTAGTCCCGATGGCAAAACCCTTGTTAGTGGCAGTTTAGATAACACCATCAAACTGTGGGAAATCGGCAGTGGCAACCTGAGAACCACCCTCACAGGTCATTCCGGCTATATCATTTCCCTCGCCATCAGTCCCGATGGCAAAACCCTTGCCAGTGGCTGTTTTGATAACACGATCAGGCTGTGGCATCTGGAAACCGGCAACTTAATTGGCACCCTCACCGGACACACCGGCTATGTAGAATCTCTCGCCATTAGTCCGGATGGGAAGCGGCTTGCCAGTGGCGGTGGCTTTGATGACAACACGATCAATTTATGGGATTTAAGCAGTGGCAACTTGATAGATACCCTCAAGGGTCATGCTGCCTCGGTTCGTTCCGTCGCCTTCACTCCAGATGGTCAGCGGCTTGCCAGTGGCAGTGAAGATAAAACGATTAAAGTTTGGGATTTAAACACCAAAACAGTAGACTATACAATTGCGAATAAATCTGGCTGGGTGCAAGTGGTGGCGATTAGACCCGATGGGAAATTACTTGCAACCGGCAGCCGGGATAGCACGATTCATTTGTGGCATCTTGATAGCGGACAATTGCAATATACTTTGAAGTGGCATTCCGGGCCGGTTACTTCTCTCGCCTTCAGTCCAGATGGGACACGGCTGGCGAGTGGCAGTTGGGACAATACGATTAAAATTTGGCAAGCTGAATAG
- a CDS encoding serine/threonine-protein kinase, which translates to MSYCLTPNCPNSQNPEGTKFCLSCGSKLLLKERYRAIRPIGEGGFGRTFLAVDEDRLNARCVIKQFLPQFQGTTAIQKATELFSREAVRLDELGEHPQIPALLAYFEQDKRLYLIQEFIDGPNLLQVLQQQGAFSEQQIREFLLDLLPVVQFIHEHQVIHRDLKPDNILRRNKDGKLVIVDFGVATQGTGTALAQTGGTRAGTQGYAPMEQLRGGQAFPASDLYSLGVTCIQLLVARMPDELYNPVDGNWIWREILAKKGASISDHLGKVLDKILQERPSDRYQSAAEVLHDLNAASPVMPAKISPKSSSTTAQPVKSDIIALELEALKSQMSQAQPPTNLPAAGNQSPPSKKSAGFDPVQADLESLKTEFGQQS; encoded by the coding sequence ATGAGTTATTGCCTTACTCCCAACTGCCCAAATTCCCAGAATCCTGAAGGGACAAAGTTTTGCCTCAGTTGTGGTTCTAAGTTGCTGCTCAAAGAACGCTATCGCGCCATTCGACCGATTGGAGAAGGAGGTTTTGGACGCACCTTTTTAGCCGTGGATGAAGACCGGCTCAACGCACGCTGCGTGATTAAACAGTTTTTACCGCAATTTCAAGGCACGACGGCGATTCAAAAAGCAACGGAACTTTTTAGCCGGGAAGCGGTGCGATTGGATGAATTAGGGGAACATCCACAAATTCCGGCGTTGCTGGCATATTTTGAACAAGATAAACGGCTATATTTAATCCAAGAATTTATTGATGGGCCGAATTTATTGCAGGTATTACAACAGCAAGGTGCTTTTAGCGAACAACAAATTCGGGAATTCTTGCTTGATTTGTTGCCGGTTGTGCAATTTATTCACGAGCATCAAGTTATTCACCGCGATCTCAAGCCGGATAATATTTTACGGCGCAACAAAGATGGCAAATTGGTAATCGTTGATTTTGGCGTGGCGACGCAAGGCACCGGCACCGCACTCGCTCAAACCGGCGGTACCAGAGCCGGTACTCAAGGTTATGCGCCAATGGAACAACTCCGGGGTGGGCAAGCGTTTCCGGCGAGCGATCTTTACAGTTTGGGTGTGACTTGCATTCAATTGCTAGTGGCACGAATGCCAGATGAATTGTATAACCCGGTGGATGGGAATTGGATCTGGCGAGAAATTCTTGCAAAAAAAGGGGCATCTATCAGCGATCATTTGGGGAAAGTTTTAGACAAAATCTTGCAAGAAAGACCCAGTGATCGCTATCAGTCTGCGGCTGAAGTGTTGCACGATTTAAATGCTGCCTCCCCCGTCATGCCGGCAAAAATTTCTCCCAAATCTTCATCAACAACTGCTCAGCCGGTAAAATCCGATATTATTGCCCTGGAATTGGAAGCACTGAAGTCTCAAATGAGTCAAGCTCAACCGCCGACTAATCTGCCGGCTGCCGGCAATCAATCTCCTCCATCCAAAAAATCTGCCGGTTTTGACCCTGTACAGGCTGATCTAGAGTCTTTAAAAACCGAGTTTGGGCAACAAAGTTAA
- a CDS encoding serine/threonine-protein kinase produces MLRNRYRALTPIGQGGFGITYLAVDEDRLGTRCVIKQFVPKIEGSGSRQQASLEKAIQLFNQEALRLCELGEHRQIPTLLAFFEQDKRLYLVQEFIDGQNLWQELDEQGAFSEQQVRQVLTQMLPVLKFIHGHRVIHRDITPANILRRHRDGQLMLIDFGVAKLLTRTSMAQTGTKIGTHGYAPLEQMRSGKAYPASDIYSLGVTCLHLLTNVKPEHLYDPLTGWTWREHLFNQGKAINDQFGQILDKMVQDMVRERYQSAEEVLNELNELPATSVLPSSTPAPIPAQPATASASVKKSGENLIQATVNPPAAVSKPRSRGWRCVQTLQGHSSWVTSVAIGLNSHILASGSLDDTIKIWNLHTGELLRTLFGHLNAVNSVAISPNGQIVASCSDDGNIKLWEISTGHLLSTLVGHLRDINSVAISSDGQILASGSEDRTVKLWQLVEAVEQQQSYPARNLSGRSGMVKSVAISPDGHFIASGGLDNNIHIWNLANGEVFNTLSSHFNSVNSVAISPDGKILASGSKDQTIKLWSMAAGATAPLRTLSGHAGMVNSVVFSPQGSTLITGSSDKTIKLWHVATGKLLGTLSGHLGAVNAVAISSDGKTIISGSWDKTIKIWRWFP; encoded by the coding sequence TTGCTCAGAAATCGTTACCGTGCCCTCACTCCCATCGGGCAAGGGGGATTTGGCATCACCTATCTTGCCGTAGATGAAGACCGGCTGGGAACCCGGTGCGTGATTAAACAATTCGTGCCGAAAATCGAAGGAAGTGGTTCCCGGCAGCAAGCTTCCTTAGAAAAGGCCATCCAGCTATTTAACCAAGAAGCACTGCGACTGTGCGAGTTGGGAGAACACCGGCAGATCCCGACGTTGCTGGCTTTCTTTGAACAAGACAAACGCTTGTATCTAGTGCAGGAGTTTATCGACGGACAAAATTTGTGGCAGGAATTGGACGAACAAGGCGCTTTCAGCGAACAGCAGGTGCGGCAGGTATTAACCCAGATGCTGCCGGTGCTCAAGTTTATCCACGGCCATCGCGTGATTCATCGAGACATCACCCCAGCCAACATCCTGCGCCGGCATCGTGATGGCCAATTAATGCTGATCGATTTTGGAGTTGCCAAGCTGTTAACCCGCACCTCGATGGCGCAAACCGGCACAAAAATTGGCACGCACGGCTACGCACCCCTGGAACAAATGCGGAGTGGTAAAGCCTACCCCGCAAGCGATATCTACAGTTTGGGCGTCACCTGCCTGCACCTGCTGACCAATGTGAAACCGGAACATCTTTATGATCCACTCACCGGCTGGACGTGGCGAGAGCATTTATTCAATCAGGGGAAAGCAATTAACGACCAATTCGGGCAAATCTTGGACAAAATGGTTCAAGACATGGTTCGTGAACGCTATCAATCTGCGGAGGAAGTGCTCAATGAACTCAATGAACTGCCGGCAACTTCTGTATTACCCAGCAGCACCCCCGCTCCTATCCCGGCACAGCCGGCAACGGCTTCTGCTTCTGTAAAAAAATCAGGGGAAAATCTCATTCAGGCCACAGTTAATCCCCCAGCAGCAGTCTCTAAGCCGAGAAGTCGCGGCTGGCGATGCGTGCAAACGCTGCAAGGTCACTCTTCATGGGTCACCTCTGTTGCTATTGGCCTGAACAGCCATATCCTGGCCAGTGGTAGTTTAGATGACACGATCAAGATTTGGAATTTGCACACCGGCGAATTATTGCGGACTTTATTTGGGCATTTAAATGCCGTGAATTCGGTTGCGATTAGTCCCAATGGTCAGATTGTTGCCAGTTGCAGCGATGATGGCAACATTAAGCTGTGGGAAATATCCACCGGCCATTTGTTAAGCACCCTGGTTGGACATTTAAGAGATATCAATTCGGTTGCCATCAGTTCAGACGGTCAAATTTTAGCCAGTGGCAGTGAAGACAGAACGGTTAAGCTGTGGCAGTTAGTCGAGGCAGTAGAACAGCAGCAGTCCTACCCCGCACGCAACCTTTCCGGGCGTTCGGGTATGGTTAAATCGGTTGCCATTAGCCCGGATGGACACTTCATTGCCAGTGGGGGTTTGGATAATAATATCCATATTTGGAACTTGGCAAATGGGGAAGTATTTAACACACTTTCGAGTCATTTCAACTCGGTAAATTCAGTTGCCATTAGTCCAGATGGGAAAATTCTTGCTAGCGGGAGTAAGGATCAGACAATTAAGTTGTGGTCAATGGCTGCCGGCGCTACGGCACCGTTACGCACGCTTTCCGGTCATGCCGGCATGGTAAATTCTGTGGTTTTCAGTCCTCAAGGCAGCACCCTGATCACCGGCAGCAGCGATAAAACGATCAAGCTGTGGCACGTTGCCACCGGCAAGCTGCTGGGCACGCTTTCCGGGCATTTAGGCGCTGTTAATGCGGTGGCAATCAGTTCAGATGGCAAGACAATTATCAGCGGCAGTTGGGATAAAACCATTAAAATCTGGCGTTGGTTTCCTTGA